One genomic window of Solanum dulcamara chromosome 12, daSolDulc1.2, whole genome shotgun sequence includes the following:
- the LOC129877427 gene encoding D-3-phosphoglycerate dehydrogenase 1, chloroplastic-like yields MAVSASSAINLSIKPSRTSLSWKTHLSSTSAFAVSPLSGHRQYPRFVIFAMGAKPKVLVAEKLGEAGVHLLKEFADVDCSYNLTPQELCSKISLCDALIVRSGTKVNREVFESSGGRLKVVGRAGVGIDNVDLAAATEHGCLVVNAPTANTIAAAEHGIALLTAMARNVAQADASVKAGKWLRNKYVGVSLVGKTLAVMGFGKVGSEVARRAKGLGMHVIAHDPYAPADRARAIGVELVSFDKAITSADFISLHMPLTPATNKVLNDETFAKMKKGVRIVNVARGGVIDEDALVRALDAGIVAQAALDVFTVEPPKDSKLVQHENVTATPHLGASTMEAQEGVAIEIAEAVVGALSGELAATAVNAPMVPAEVLSELKPFVALAEKLGRLAVQLVAGGSGVKSVKVTYGSARAPDDLDTRLLRAMITKGLIEPISSAFVNLVNADFTAKQRGLRITEEKCLLNGSPESPLEFIQVQISSVESMFASALSDSGEIRVEGRVKDGIPHLTKVGSFEVDVSLEGSIILCRQVDQPGMIGKVGSILSEGNVNVSFMSVGRVAPRKHAVMAIGVDDQPSKETLKRIGEIPAVEEFVYLKI; encoded by the exons ATGGCGGTATCTGCTTCTTCCGCTATCAATCTCTCCATCAAACCCTCACGCACCTCTCTCTCATGGAAAACTCACCTCTCTTCCACCTCCGCCTTCGCCGTTTCTCCTCTCTCTGGCCACCGTCAGTATCCGCGGTTCGTTATCTTCGCCATGGGCGCTAAACCGAAGGTCCTCGTAGCTGAAAAACTTGGCGAGGCCGGGGTCCATCTTCTTAAGGAATTTGCCGATGTTGATTGTTCCTATAACCTGACTCCTCAGGAGCTCTGCTCTAAGATCTCATTGTGTGATGCGTTGATTGTACGTAGTGGAACCAAGGTGAACAGAGAGGTATTCGAGTCATCCGGTGGACGGCTCAAAGTTGTTGGACGAGCTGGTGTTGGTATTGATAATGTCGATCTTGCAGCCGCGACTGAGCATGGATGCCTTGTTGTAAATGCCCCGACTGCTAACACTATTGCTGCTGCTGAGCATGGCATCGCCTTACTAACCGCTATGGCTCGAAATGTTGCTCAAGCCGATGCTTCCGTCAAAGCTG GGAAATGGCTGAGAAACAAATATGTTGGTGTCTCATTAGTTGGCAAAACACTTGCTGTGATGGGTTTTGGAAAGGTTGGATCAGAAGTTGCCAGGCGAGCTAAGGGGCTTGGCATGCATGTCATTGCTCATGATCCATATGCCCCTGCTGATCGTGCACGTGCCATTGGGGTGGAGCTCGTTAGCTTTGATAAAGCCATTACTTCTGCAGATTTTATCTCACTTCACATGCCCCTTACTCCTGCAACtaacaaggtcctaaatgatgAAACTTTTGCAAAGATGAAAAAGGGAGTACGGATTGTAAACGTTGCTCGTGGGGGAGTGATTGATGAAGATGCTTTGGTCAGGGCACTTGATGCAGGAATTGTGGCACAG GCGGCACTTGATGTTTTCACTGTGGAGCCACCAAAGGATAGTAAGTTGGTTCAACATGAGAATGTAACTGCAACTCCTCATCTTGGTGCTAGTACTATGGAAGCTCAG GAAGGGGTGGCCATAGAGATAGCAGAAGCTGTTGTTGGAGCTTTGAGTGGAGAGCTTGCAGCTACTGCTGTCAATGCTCCAATGGTGCCTGCTGAG GTGCTTTCTGAGCTGAAGCCTTTTGTTGCACTGGCTGAAAAACTTGGTAGACTTGCTGTCCAACTAGTAGCAGGTGGAAGTGGTGTGAAATCAGTGAAAGTAACTTATGGTTCAGCTAGAGCACCTGATGATCTTGACACAAGATTGCTTCGGGCCATGATAACTAAGGGATTGATTGAGCCTATTTCCAGTGCTTTTGTGAACTTGGTAAATGCAGATTTCACTGCTAAACAGAGGGGTCTGAGAATAACTGAAGAAAAATGTCTTCTAAATGGTTCTCCAGAAAGTCCACTCGAATTCATTCAGGTTCAGATTTCTAGTGTGGAGTCCATGTTTGCCAGTGCTCTTTCTGACTCTGGAGAGATAAGAGTGGAGGGCAGGGTTAAAGATGGAATCCCTCATTTGACAAAGGTTGGATCTTTTGAAGTCGATGTGAGCTTGGAGGGCAGCATCATTCTGTGCAGACAGGTTGATCAGCCAGGAATGATTGGAAAGGTGGGTAGCATCTTGTCTGAGGGGAATGTAAACGTAAGCTTCATGAGTGTTGGAAGGGTTGCTCCAAGGAAGCATGCTGTTATGGCTATTGGGGTGGATGACCAACCAAGCAAGGAGACATTGAAGAGGATTGGGGAAATTCCTGCTGTTGAGGAGTTTGTTTACCTCAAGATATAG